The segment ACCGAGACGAGATCGAAATCCACCGACGGCGTCAGCGCGGCAAGGCAGCCGGTATCGACATGGAGTTCCTCGCCCGGCGCCAGCTCGCGCTCGACGATCGCGCCGCCCATCTGAACGAACACCCAGCCGTCGCCGTCGAGCCGCTGCATGATGAAGCCCTCGCCGCCGAACAGCCCGGTCATCACCCGGCGCTGGAAGGCGATCCCCATCTGCACACCCTTCGCGGCGGCGAGAAAGGCGTCCTTCTGGCAGATCAGCGTCCCGCCGATATCCGCCAGCCGCAGCGGTACGATCGCGCCGGGCACGGGCGAGGCGAAGGAGACGCGCGCCTTGCCGCTGCCCTGGTAGGTGAAGACGGTGGTGAACAGCCCCTCGCCGGTAACCAGCCTTTTGCCGGCGCCGAGCAGCTTGTCCATGAAGCCGCCCCCGGCGTTGCTGCCGTCGCCGAACACGGTCTGCATGGTGATCGCGGCGTCTTTCCACACCATGGCGCCGGCCTCGGCAACCGCGCTCTCGCCGGGATCGAGCTCGATCTCGACGAACTGCAGCTCCTGGCCCTTGATCTCGAAATCGATGTCGTCGGCATAGCCTTCGCGGCGCGTGTGCGACCAGGGGCTCATCGGCGGCATGGCAGTCTCTCCATCACGTGTTGCAGCCAACTAGTACACCAAAGCCCGTGGCGCAGGAAAGCCCGCCCGCGACCAGCCGAACCGATCAGCGAAGCGTCTCGATGATCCCCGAAAAGTCGAGCCCGGCACCGTCGCCCTCGACGAACGCAATATAGAGCTGCTCGGCGCGCTCCCCCATCGGCACCTGCGCGCCGACGCTTGCCGCGGCTTCCAGCGCGAGCTTTAGGTCCTTGAGCATAAGGGGGGCACCGAACCCGCCCCGATAGCCGCGGTCGGCGGGGGTTTCCGGGCCGACACCGGGGACCGGGCAATAGCTCGTCATCGACCAGCTCTGCCCCGACGAAACCGAGGCGATGTCGAAGAAACGCTGCTGGTCGAGCCCCAGTTTTTCGGCGAGCGCAAAGGCCTCGCACGTGGCGATCATCGTCGCGCCCAGGATCATGTTGTTGCAGATCTTCGCCGCCTGCCCCGCGCCGCTGGCGCCGGCGTGGATCACCGTCTTGCCCATGTCCTCGAGAAACGGCTCTGCGCGTTCGAACGCGGTCGCGGCGCCGCCGACCATGAAGGTGAGCGTGCCGGCATTGGCCGCCGCAATCCCGCCCGAGACCGGCGCGTCGACCGCGAGCAGCCCGCGCTGGGTCGCGGCCTCGGCAACGCGGCGGGCGGTGGCGACGTCGATTGTCGAGCAGTCGATCAGGATCGCGCCGGCTTCGGCATGGTCGAGCAGCGTCTCGGTATAGAGCGTCTCCACGTGCCGCCCGGCGGGCAGCATCGTGACGATCGCCTCGGCGCCGGCGATCGCTTCGGCGGCATCGGCGGCTGGCAGACAGCCGGCCTTCCTGGCGCGCTCCAGCGCTTCCGGGGATAGATCGAAGGCGCGGACGTCATGGCCGGCCTTGGCGAGGTTCGCCGCCATCCCGCCGCCCATGTTGCCGAGGCCGATAAATGCTACGCGTGCCATCTGCTTCCTCTCTACTTTTCCTCCCCCCTTGCGGGGGAGGATAGCGAAGCTTGCCGGCTTTGCCGGCTAGCGCAGCTTGGAGAGGGGGAGCGATTTGCATCCGCAAATCGCGCGGCGCAGCGCGCCGCTTCACCCTCTCCCGCTGCGACTAGGCAGCAAGCTGCCAAGTCTCGCGGCCTCCCCCCTCAAGGGGGAGGCAATGGGTTATTTGCCCGTCCAGTTCCCCGAACGCTTCTCGACGAACGCGGTCATGCCTTCCTGCTGGTCCTCGGTGCCGAACAGCGCGTGGAACAGGCGGCGCTCGAACTGCACGCCTTGGGCCAGCGTCGTCTCGAACGCCACGTTGACCATTTCCTTGTTCGCCTTCACCGCCAGCGGGGGCATCGCCGCGATCGTCGCGGCGGTCTTCACCGCTTCCTCGACCAGCTCGGCGGCGGGAACGATCCGGCTGACCAATCCGGCGCGCTCGGCTTCGGCGGCGTCCATCATCCGGCCGGTGAGGCACATCTCCATCGCCTTGGCCTTGCCGACGGCGCGCGTGAGCCGCTGCGAGCCGCCCATGCCCGGCGACACGCCCAGCTTGATCTCGGGCTGGCCGAACTTGGCGGTGTCCGCGGCGAGGATGAAGTCGCACATCATCGCCACTTCGCAGCCGCCGCCCAGCGCATAGCCGGATACTGCCGCGAGGATCGGCTTGCGGGTGCGGGTGAACGCGTCCCAGCCGGCGAAGAAGTCATGGCCGTACATATCGGCAAAGCCCTGCGCCTGCATCTCCTTGATGTCGGCGCCGGCGGCGAAGGCCTTCTCGCTGCCGTTGAGCACCGCGCAGCCCTGCGACGGATCGGCATCGAAGGCGCGCATCACGTCGAGCAGCTCGGTCAGCACCTGGCTGTTGAGCGCGTTGAGCGCCTTGGGCCGGTTGAGCGTGATCAGCGTCACCGCGCCGCGCTGTTCGACGAGGAGGGTTTCGTAGGAAGACATGACGTTCTCCGTTCAGGGCGCCCAGGCCTGTGCGGGCGGCAGGGGGGCGAAGATGGCATCGATCGCGGCGCTGTCCACCGCTTCCGGGGTGGCGGGCGACCAATGCGGGGCATTGTCCTTGTCGACGATTACGGCGCGCACGCCCTCGGCGAAGTCTGGCAGGCGGCAGACGCGGGTGGCGACGGCATATTCCTGCGCCATCTCGGCGGCGAAATCGGGCATATTGCGGCCTTCGCGGACGATCCGCAGCGACACCTTGCAGGCCTGCGGCGACTTGGTGCGCAGCGTGGCGAGGGTGGCCGCGGCCCATTCGCTGTCCTCCGCTTCGAGTGCAGCAAAGATCTCTTCCACCGTATCGCCGGCGAACCACCGATCGATATCGGCATAGTGCGCGAGGATCTTGGCGATCGGCGGTTCTATCGACAGGTCGTCGAGGATCGCCAGTGCCTTGTCTGGCGCGGTGGTGATCTGCGCCTTGGCGGAGGCCAGCGCCTCGGCGGGGAGGTAGTGGGTGGCGAGGCCGAGCGCGAGGCATTCGGCGCCGTCGAGCCGGTGGCCGGTCAGCGCGAGATACTCGCCCATCCGCCCGGGCAGCCGCGAGAGGTACCAGCCACCGCCCACGTCGGGGAACAGGCCGATGCCGGTCTCGGGCATGGCGAACTTGGTGTTCTCGGTCGCGACCCGGTAGCGCGCCGGCTGCGAGATGCCGACGCCACCGCCCATCACGATGCCGTCCGCGAAGGCGACGATCGGCTTGGGATAGGTGAACAGCCGGTGGTTGAGCCGGTATTCGATGCGGAAGAAGTCTGCCGCTTCGGTGCCGTCGCCCGCGCCGCTCTCTGCGATCATGCGGATGTCGCCGCCGGCACAGAAGCCGCGGCCCTCGGCATGGTCGAGCAGCACGATGTGGACGGCGTCGTCCTGCTCCCACGCGTCGAGCGCGTAGAGCATCGCCTGGCACATCGCGGTGTTGAGCGCGTGGAGCGCCTTGGGGCGGTTGAGG is part of the Sphingomonas sp. genome and harbors:
- a CDS encoding TIGR00266 family protein, which produces MPPMSPWSHTRREGYADDIDFEIKGQELQFVEIELDPGESAVAEAGAMVWKDAAITMQTVFGDGSNAGGGFMDKLLGAGKRLVTGEGLFTTVFTYQGSGKARVSFASPVPGAIVPLRLADIGGTLICQKDAFLAAAKGVQMGIAFQRRVMTGLFGGEGFIMQRLDGDGWVFVQMGGAIVERELAPGEELHVDTGCLAALTPSVDFDLVSVGGVRSMLFGGEGVFFARLRGPGKVWIQSLPFARLAGRMMAAANGGGHNRGEGSVLGGLGDFIGGNR
- the mmsB gene encoding 3-hydroxyisobutyrate dehydrogenase; its protein translation is MARVAFIGLGNMGGGMAANLAKAGHDVRAFDLSPEALERARKAGCLPAADAAEAIAGAEAIVTMLPAGRHVETLYTETLLDHAEAGAILIDCSTIDVATARRVAEAATQRGLLAVDAPVSGGIAAANAGTLTFMVGGAATAFERAEPFLEDMGKTVIHAGASGAGQAAKICNNMILGATMIATCEAFALAEKLGLDQQRFFDIASVSSGQSWSMTSYCPVPGVGPETPADRGYRGGFGAPLMLKDLKLALEAAASVGAQVPMGERAEQLYIAFVEGDGAGLDFSGIIETLR
- a CDS encoding enoyl-CoA hydratase, with the translated sequence MSSYETLLVEQRGAVTLITLNRPKALNALNSQVLTELLDVMRAFDADPSQGCAVLNGSEKAFAAGADIKEMQAQGFADMYGHDFFAGWDAFTRTRKPILAAVSGYALGGGCEVAMMCDFILAADTAKFGQPEIKLGVSPGMGGSQRLTRAVGKAKAMEMCLTGRMMDAAEAERAGLVSRIVPAAELVEEAVKTAATIAAMPPLAVKANKEMVNVAFETTLAQGVQFERRLFHALFGTEDQQEGMTAFVEKRSGNWTGK
- a CDS encoding enoyl-CoA hydratase/isomerase family protein; translated protein: MDILTAIEGPVARLRLNRPKALHALNTAMCQAMLYALDAWEQDDAVHIVLLDHAEGRGFCAGGDIRMIAESGAGDGTEAADFFRIEYRLNHRLFTYPKPIVAFADGIVMGGGVGISQPARYRVATENTKFAMPETGIGLFPDVGGGWYLSRLPGRMGEYLALTGHRLDGAECLALGLATHYLPAEALASAKAQITTAPDKALAILDDLSIEPPIAKILAHYADIDRWFAGDTVEEIFAALEAEDSEWAAATLATLRTKSPQACKVSLRIVREGRNMPDFAAEMAQEYAVATRVCRLPDFAEGVRAVIVDKDNAPHWSPATPEAVDSAAIDAIFAPLPPAQAWAP